In Chloroflexota bacterium, the genomic window CTGCTGTTCCCTGTGTCCGTCGCGGAGGGACGGCGTGATTGTAGGCGGGGGTTTCACGCCCGACTGCGCATCTTGCGACGTTCTGGGAACACCAACGAACATGCGATTGCCCTAGGATCAGGGGGTGGAGGGATGCTTCTTCAGGCGCACACTATGCACACCCCCATCGGGCCGCTCGCGCTGCTGGCCCGGGACGGTGTCGTGCTGGCCGGCGGCTTCACGGACGATCTCGCGGCGCTCGTCAGCGGCCGGCTCCGAGCGACGCTGCGTGACGCGCGAATCGAGGAGACCGGCAGCCTGGGACCGATCTCCGAGGCGCTCGACGCCTACTTCGCGGGCGAGGTCGGCGCGCTGGCTCGGATTCCCGTGGCCTACACCGGCGCACCGTTCCAGCAGCGTGTCTGGGAAGCGCTTCGCGCCATCCCACCCGGCCAGCCGACGACCTACAAGGCCCTGGCGCTGCAGTTCGGAAACGCCAGGCTGGCGCGGGCCGTAGGTATGGGCTGCGCCACCAACCTGATCTCGCCGATCATCCCCTGCCACCGCGTGACCCACGGCACCGGCCACCTGGCCGGGTACGCGTGGTCGCTCGACCGCAAGCGCTGGCTGCTCGACCACGAGCGCCGCCACGCCGCTCGCTGACCGGGAACACGCAACCCTGCCGGCCTGAGCCGTCCACCGGGTACCATTGCGTGGGCCGAGCGCTCGTCGTGCGGGCGGCCATCATGCCCGAATCCCACTTCTGGTGACGCTGATGTCCGACCACTCGGCTTCCACCGCAACCCCGACCTTCTCCTTCGGCGAGCGGCTCCTGGCCGATCCCGCCACCAACGACCGTCGCGCCCTGGTGACGCGCGTCATGCAGGCCGCCCTGGCCGCCGTCGAGCCGGGCGAGGCCGTCCG contains:
- a CDS encoding methylated-DNA--[protein]-cysteine S-methyltransferase, which translates into the protein MLLQAHTMHTPIGPLALLARDGVVLAGGFTDDLAALVSGRLRATLRDARIEETGSLGPISEALDAYFAGEVGALARIPVAYTGAPFQQRVWEALRAIPPGQPTTYKALALQFGNARLARAVGMGCATNLISPIIPCHRVTHGTGHLAGYAWSLDRKRWLLDHERRHAAR